One window of Deltaproteobacteria bacterium genomic DNA carries:
- a CDS encoding protein meaA yields the protein MPAHKESPWLIRTYSGHTSAKASNQLYKTNLAKGQTGLSVAFDLPTQTGYDADHPLAKGEVGKVGVPIGHIHDMQTLFNDIPLGKMNTSMTINATAAWLLALTIAVAEEQGTDRKELQGTTQNDIIKEYLSRGTHIFPPEHSMRLMTDIIAFTVREVPKWNPINICSYHLQEAGATPIQEIAFSLANAIAVLDAVRESQKVPTALFPEVVGRISFFVNSGIRFIEEIFKMRAFVRLWDELTRTRYGVEDPKYRRLRYGVQVNSLGLTEKQPENNIIRIILETLGVTLSREARARAIQLPAWNEALGLPRPWDQQWSLRIQQILAYETDLLEYTDLFNGSQIVEERTARFVTEASAELDKILAMGGALKGLDYMKQSLVSSNRNRLKRIETGEQKVVGVNCFTESEKSPLMGQRREEFLKVNIQAEREQIRQLERHRASRDEKKVRSALNRLMESAQGTDNIMPASIECARAGVTTGEWTFALREVFGEYRAPTGIGGQRSDSSDSEAFHQLRLQVEAKSRKIKGRIRLLIAKPGLDGHSNGAEQIALRARDAGFEVIYQGIRLTPEQIVAAARDEGVHLLGLSILSGSHLKLVSDIMLRLKKEKMSRLPVIVGGIIPESDKRKLKRMGVKKIFTPKDYELNQILAESVALL from the coding sequence ATGCCGGCCCACAAAGAATCTCCTTGGCTGATAAGGACCTATTCAGGCCACACCTCGGCCAAGGCCTCCAACCAGCTTTACAAGACGAATTTGGCGAAAGGTCAAACGGGGTTATCCGTTGCCTTCGATCTCCCCACCCAGACCGGTTATGATGCCGATCACCCCCTTGCCAAAGGAGAGGTTGGGAAGGTCGGTGTGCCGATCGGACATATCCATGACATGCAAACGCTCTTTAATGACATTCCACTCGGAAAAATGAATACCTCGATGACAATCAACGCCACGGCCGCTTGGCTTCTGGCCCTCACCATCGCAGTGGCTGAAGAACAGGGAACTGACCGAAAGGAACTCCAGGGAACAACCCAAAATGACATCATCAAGGAGTATCTCTCACGCGGGACCCATATTTTTCCACCAGAACACTCGATGCGCCTTATGACCGATATCATTGCCTTTACGGTCCGTGAAGTCCCCAAGTGGAATCCAATCAACATCTGCTCCTATCATCTGCAGGAGGCTGGCGCGACACCGATCCAAGAGATCGCCTTCTCGTTGGCCAATGCAATCGCCGTTCTTGATGCGGTCAGGGAGTCTCAAAAAGTGCCGACGGCCTTGTTCCCTGAGGTGGTTGGCCGCATCTCGTTCTTTGTGAATTCCGGCATCCGTTTCATTGAAGAGATCTTCAAGATGCGAGCCTTTGTCCGATTATGGGATGAACTCACACGAACACGTTATGGTGTCGAAGATCCGAAATACCGTCGCCTTCGTTACGGCGTCCAGGTAAACTCACTGGGACTGACTGAAAAACAGCCGGAGAACAACATCATCCGGATCATCCTGGAAACGTTGGGGGTCACCCTCTCAAGAGAGGCAAGGGCCCGGGCGATCCAGCTCCCCGCCTGGAATGAGGCGCTAGGCCTTCCGCGCCCATGGGACCAGCAATGGAGTCTCCGGATCCAGCAGATTCTCGCCTATGAAACCGATCTGCTGGAGTACACCGATCTTTTCAATGGATCCCAGATCGTTGAGGAGCGAACAGCCCGGTTCGTGACAGAGGCCAGCGCCGAATTGGACAAGATACTGGCGATGGGCGGTGCCCTGAAGGGACTCGACTACATGAAACAGTCCCTCGTCTCTTCAAATCGCAACCGTTTAAAAAGGATTGAAACGGGGGAACAAAAGGTCGTCGGTGTCAACTGTTTTACTGAATCAGAAAAATCACCATTAATGGGACAACGAAGGGAAGAATTTTTAAAGGTCAATATACAGGCGGAACGAGAACAGATCAGACAACTGGAGCGGCACCGCGCCTCCCGGGATGAAAAGAAGGTCCGATCTGCCTTAAATCGCCTGATGGAGTCGGCACAGGGGACCGACAATATCATGCCAGCCTCAATTGAGTGCGCCCGTGCTGGCGTTACGACAGGGGAATGGACCTTTGCCTTGAGAGAGGTTTTTGGCGAGTACCGCGCCCCAACAGGGATTGGTGGTCAACGATCCGACTCCTCTGATTCAGAGGCTTTCCACCAACTCCGTTTGCAAGTCGAGGCAAAAAGTCGAAAGATTAAAGGACGAATTCGTCTCTTGATTGCCAAACCGGGCTTAGACGGTCATTCTAACGGCGCTGAACAGATCGCCCTTCGTGCACGTGATGCGGGGTTTGAGGTGATCTACCAGGGGATCCGTCTCACTCCGGAGCAGATTGTCGCCGCCGCAAGAGATGAAGGAGTTCATCTCCTCGGACTCTCCATTCTCTCCGGTTCTCATCTTAAGCTTGTTTCTGATATCATGTTGCGCCTTAAAAAAGAAAAAATGAGCCGTCTTCCTGTCATTGTCGGAGGCATCATCCCGGAATCAGACAAGAGGAAGCTGAAGCGAATGGGGGTCAAGAAGATATTCACCCCGAAGGATTACGAACTAAACCAGATTCTCGCGGAGAGTGTTGCCCTGTTATAA
- a CDS encoding RNA-binding protein has translation MGKRLYVGNLPFTVTSDQLREHFSQHGTVETAEVVMDRFSGRSKGFGFVEMSTDEEAQAVIGKLNGQDFSGRQLTVNEARPKTEGGGGGGGRDRFPREGRGGGGGRPSRDRRW, from the coding sequence ATGGGCAAGAGACTGTACGTAGGCAATCTGCCTTTCACTGTAACCAGTGACCAACTCAGGGAGCATTTCTCCCAGCACGGGACGGTCGAGACAGCGGAAGTTGTTATGGACCGTTTTTCGGGCCGTAGCAAGGGCTTCGGCTTTGTCGAAATGTCGACAGACGAAGAGGCTCAGGCAGTGATTGGCAAGCTGAATGGGCAGGACTTTAGCGGTCGGCAGTTGACCGTTAATGAGGCCCGTCCGAAGACCGAGGGTGGTGGCGGTGGTGGTGGTCGAGACCGCTTTCCCCGAGAGGGTCGTGGCGGTGGTGGTGGTCGTCCCTCACGCGATCGAAGATGGTAA
- the infA gene encoding translation initiation factor IF-1 — protein MSKEDLIKFEGRITDATGGGQYIVALDNGATVTTKLCGKMKRFKIRVIAGDQVTVGVSPYDPTHGLILHRAK, from the coding sequence TTGTCTAAAGAAGATCTCATCAAATTCGAAGGTCGCATAACCGATGCAACAGGTGGTGGTCAGTACATCGTGGCCCTGGATAACGGGGCCACGGTGACCACCAAGCTTTGTGGCAAGATGAAGCGTTTTAAAATCAGGGTTATTGCTGGTGACCAGGTAACCGTTGGTGTCTCACCCTACGATCCGACACATGGATTGATTCTTCACAGGGCCAAGTAG
- the leuC gene encoding 3-isopropylmalate dehydratase large subunit: protein MACTLFEKIWNSHIVSEVDGTTLLYIDRHLVHEVTSPQAFEGLRLSHRKVRRADLTFATMDHNIPTVDRFNIRDEISRAQIEALTKNCREFGITLYDLKSNLQGIVHIIGPELGLTLPGRTIVCGDSHTSTHGAFGALAFGIGTSEVEHVLATQCLRQKRPRTFCIEFSGQLPRGVTAKDMILKLIGLIGTAGATGHVLEYTGSAIRSLSMEGRMTVCNMSIEAGAKAGMIAPDEITFEYIARGDRPFAPRGQEMEEAIRLWKALPSDPDAVFDRNITLDAKNIAPQVTWGTNPGMVVDVDGVIPSPDNIPGVLKRDAEHALEYMGLRPGTKLTEIPVDIVFIGSCTNGRIEDLRAAANIFKERHISKKVRTLIVPGSQQVKRQAEAEGLHKIFLEAGAEWRESGCSMCLGMNPDQLKEGERSASTSNRNFEGRQGKGGRTHLVSPEMAAAAAIEGRFVDVRKWK, encoded by the coding sequence ATGGCTTGTACCCTTTTTGAAAAAATTTGGAATTCACATATCGTCTCTGAGGTCGACGGCACCACACTTCTTTATATTGATAGGCACCTGGTCCACGAAGTAACAAGCCCACAGGCGTTTGAGGGGTTACGCCTTTCCCATCGTAAGGTGAGAAGAGCCGATCTCACGTTTGCCACGATGGACCACAACATTCCCACAGTTGATCGTTTCAACATTCGGGATGAAATTTCCCGTGCCCAGATAGAGGCACTCACAAAAAACTGTCGGGAATTCGGTATTACCCTTTACGATTTAAAGAGTAACCTTCAGGGGATTGTTCATATTATCGGTCCGGAGCTTGGCTTGACACTTCCCGGCAGAACGATTGTTTGCGGTGACAGTCACACTTCCACTCATGGAGCCTTTGGTGCGCTTGCCTTCGGTATTGGCACGAGTGAGGTGGAGCATGTTCTGGCCACTCAATGTCTCCGCCAGAAACGCCCCAGGACGTTCTGTATTGAGTTTAGTGGTCAGCTTCCAAGAGGTGTTACGGCCAAGGACATGATTCTCAAATTGATTGGATTGATCGGAACGGCGGGGGCGACGGGGCATGTTTTGGAATATACAGGGTCTGCCATTCGGTCTCTTTCTATGGAAGGGCGCATGACCGTTTGCAATATGAGCATCGAGGCGGGTGCCAAGGCGGGAATGATTGCGCCGGATGAGATAACCTTTGAATATATTGCGAGGGGAGATCGGCCCTTCGCCCCGAGAGGCCAAGAGATGGAGGAGGCGATCCGGCTCTGGAAAGCGCTTCCGTCGGATCCTGATGCCGTCTTTGATCGTAACATCACTCTTGATGCAAAAAACATTGCTCCGCAGGTGACTTGGGGAACAAATCCGGGAATGGTTGTTGATGTCGATGGTGTCATCCCATCACCAGACAATATCCCTGGGGTTTTAAAGAGGGATGCCGAGCATGCCCTTGAATACATGGGGCTTCGACCTGGAACTAAACTGACAGAGATTCCTGTCGACATTGTCTTTATCGGCAGTTGTACGAACGGTCGAATCGAAGACCTCCGGGCTGCTGCCAATATTTTTAAAGAGCGGCATATTTCAAAAAAGGTTCGAACGTTGATTGTCCCTGGCTCTCAACAGGTCAAGAGACAGGCAGAGGCGGAAGGTTTGCACAAGATATTTTTGGAGGCCGGGGCCGAGTGGCGGGAGTCGGGCTGTAGTATGTGTCTCGGGATGAATCCTGATCAGCTCAAAGAGGGGGAGAGATCGGCTTCCACCTCAAACAGAAACTTTGAGGGGCGACAAGGAAAAGGTGGGCGAACCCATCTCGTGAGTCCCGAGATGGCCGCCGCGGCGGCGATTGAGGGACGGTTTGTGGATGTGAGGAAGTGGAAATGA
- the leuD gene encoding 3-isopropylmalate dehydratase small subunit, protein MQSFKSHRGKIATLDRANIDTDQIIPKQFLKSIRRTGYGENIFFDWRYLADGNPNSDFELNAPHFQGASILVTRNNFGCGSSREHAVWAVQQYGFKVVIAPRKGEIPAFADIFHNNSVKNGLLNVELKEAEVDEIFQMVDRYERLEATANLEEQRVTLHLPEEISFHFEIDPVVKRHLIRGLDEIGLSLQHEKEIAAFEKRHDPHRRR, encoded by the coding sequence ATGCAATCATTCAAATCACATCGCGGTAAAATAGCGACGCTTGACCGCGCTAACATTGACACCGATCAGATCATCCCAAAACAGTTTTTGAAGTCGATTCGACGAACGGGTTACGGGGAAAACATTTTTTTTGACTGGCGGTATCTTGCCGACGGAAATCCAAACTCCGATTTTGAATTGAACGCCCCTCATTTTCAGGGCGCTTCCATTCTGGTTACAAGAAACAATTTCGGCTGCGGCTCTTCCCGAGAACACGCGGTCTGGGCGGTTCAGCAGTACGGCTTCAAGGTTGTCATCGCTCCGCGTAAGGGTGAGATTCCGGCTTTTGCCGATATCTTTCATAATAACAGTGTCAAGAATGGTCTCCTCAATGTAGAGCTCAAGGAGGCGGAGGTGGATGAGATTTTTCAGATGGTTGACCGCTATGAACGGCTTGAGGCGACGGCCAATCTGGAAGAGCAGCGCGTGACCCTGCATCTGCCCGAAGAGATCTCCTTTCATTTTGAAATCGATCCCGTTGTCAAACGGCACCTGATCCGTGGTTTGGATGAAATTGGCCTCTCTCTGCAGCATGAAAAGGAGATTGCTGCCTTTGAAAAAAGGCATGATCCACACCGACGAAGGTAA
- a CDS encoding DUF309 domain-containing protein, protein MLETPVPFNPQSPRYTDRRFPAYRFIQGITPHPRRDPKGYSYGQPESQISFLPPEQWRQNEEYLYGIDLYNFNYWWEAHEAWELVWKTTGKTDDQGRLLQGLIQISAGMIKWWAGYSDGMRKLFREGVEKIQSLPEPHFMGLDLLTFINAIRQFQKQLRPQNYPFIHLFFNKIDKWSCKKL, encoded by the coding sequence ATCTTGGAAACACCGGTACCTTTTAACCCCCAATCTCCACGTTATACGGATCGTCGATTTCCCGCTTACCGTTTTATTCAGGGGATTACACCCCATCCCCGCCGTGATCCCAAGGGGTACTCTTACGGTCAGCCAGAATCTCAAATCTCATTTTTACCTCCAGAACAATGGAGACAGAATGAAGAGTATCTCTACGGTATCGATCTCTACAATTTTAACTACTGGTGGGAGGCGCATGAGGCGTGGGAGTTGGTCTGGAAAACAACCGGCAAAACTGATGATCAAGGTCGATTGTTACAAGGATTGATTCAGATTTCGGCCGGGATGATTAAATGGTGGGCCGGCTATTCTGACGGGATGAGGAAATTATTTCGAGAAGGGGTAGAGAAGATTCAGTCCTTACCCGAGCCTCATTTCATGGGGCTCGATCTTCTTACCTTTATTAATGCCATAAGGCAGTTTCAGAAACAGTTGCGTCCGCAGAACTACCCGTTTATTCATCTCTTTTTCAATAAAATAGACAAGTGGAGTTGTAAGAAACTTTAG